From the genome of Nicotiana sylvestris chromosome 2, ASM39365v2, whole genome shotgun sequence, one region includes:
- the LOC104214940 gene encoding uncharacterized protein, which yields MRSIPQTEKLFIDGDFNGHIGVSARGYDDVHGGFGFGDRNEGGNSLLDFARAFDLVIANSSFPKREEHLVTFRNSMGKTQIDYLLCRKCDKHLGIDCKVIPSEHLTTLHRLLVMDLEIKRSRRKRVVCKQLKIKWGNLTKDKTQELGEKLLAMRAWMSRGDASSMWFTTTNCISVTAKELVKSTNEEEKRIYRECYKKAKKEAKLAITTAKNTAFARLYEKLQGKGREKSCTVWPR from the exons ATGCGTAGTATCCCGCAAACAGAGAAGTTGTTCATTGACGGAGATTTTAATGGCCATATTGGGGTTAGTGCTAGGGGTTATGATGATGTGCATGGCGGGTTCGGTTTTGGGGATAGGAATGAGGGAGGTAATTCACTGTTGGATTTCGCTAGAGCttttgatttggttatagctaacTCGAGTTTTCCGAAGAGGGAAGAGCACCTGGTCACTTTCCGAAATTCAATGGGCAAGACTCAGATTGATTATCTTCTCTGCAGGAAATGCGATAAACATTTGGGCATTGATTGCAAGGTCATCCCAAGCGAGCACCTCACGACCCTACATAGGCTCCTAGTTATGGACCTGGAGATCAAGAGGAGTAGGAGGAAGAGGGTGGTGTGTAAGCAACTTAAGATCAAGTGGGGTAACTTGACCAAGGACAAAACTCAGGAGTTAGGGGAGAAGTTGTTGGCTATGAGGGCCTGGATGAGTAGGGGGGACGCGTCTAGTATGTGGTTCACGACTACGAATTGCATTAGCGTAACTGCTAAAGAG CTAGTGAAGAGTACAAACGAGGAGGAAAAAAGGATTTATCGGGAGTGTTACAAAAAGGCAAAGAAAGAGGCAAAGTTAGCAATTACGACGGCTAAAAATACGGCGTTTGCTCGTTTGTACGAGAAGCTCCAGGGCAAAGGCAGGGAAAAAAGTTGTACCGTTTGGCCAAGGTGA
- the LOC104214938 gene encoding probable aquaporin NIP-type isoform X2, producing the protein MAKKDGNREEEISQMEEGNIHSASKSDSNVGFCSSVSVVVILQKLIAEAIGTYFVIFAGCGSVAVNKIYGSVTFPGICVTWGLIVMVMVYTVGHISGAHFNPAVTITFSILGHFPWKQVPLYIIAQLMGSILASGTLALLFDVTPQAYFGTVPVGSNGQSLAIEIIISFLLMFVISGVATDDRAIGQVAGIAVGMTITLNVFVAGPISGASMNPARSIGPAIVKHVYTGLWVYIVGPIIGTLAGAFVYNLIRSTDKPLRELAKSASSLRS; encoded by the exons atggcaaagaaggatggcaaTCGAGAAGAAGAAATCTCCCAAATGGAAGAAGGCAATATTCATTCAGCCTCCAAGTCCGATTCCAACGTCGGATTTTGTTCATCAGTTTCTGTCGTTGTCATCTTACAAAAG TTGATAGCGGAGGCTATAGGAACGTACTTTGTAATATTTGCAGGGTGTGGATCAGTTGCTGTGAATAAGATCTATGGGAGCGTTACGTTTCCAGGGATATGTGTGACATGGGGACTAATCGTGATGGTGATGGTTTACACCGTGGGACACATATCtggagctcattttaatcctgcTGTCACTATTACTTTCAGCATCCTCGGCCACTTCCCATGGAAACAA GTACCTTTGTACATAATAGCTCAACTGATGGGTTCGATTTTGGCCAGTGGAACTCTGGCTCTATTGTTTGACGTAACTCCTCAAGCTTATTTTGGTACTGTTCCAGTTGGATCTAATGGCCAATCACTTGCTATCGAAATCATCATTTCTTTCCTTCTCATGTTTGTCATTTCTGGCGTTGCTACAGATGATAGAGCA ATTGGACAGGTTGCTGGAATAGCAGTGGGAATGACCATAACTTTGAATGTCTTTGTAGCAGG GCCAATTTCAGGAGCATCAATGAATCCAGCAAGAAGCATTGGTCCAGCAATAGTGAAGCATGTTTATACAGGTCTTTGGGTGTATATAGTTGGTCCAATTATCGGAACACTAGCCGGAGCATTTGTATATAACTTGATTCGGTCCACAGACAAACCACTTCGTGAGTTGGCCAAAAGTGCATCATCTCTTCGAAGTTGA
- the LOC104214938 gene encoding probable aquaporin NIP-type isoform X1: MAIEKKKSPKWKKAIFIQPPSPIPTSDFVHQFLSLSSYKRLCLTLQLIAEAIGTYFVIFAGCGSVAVNKIYGSVTFPGICVTWGLIVMVMVYTVGHISGAHFNPAVTITFSILGHFPWKQVPLYIIAQLMGSILASGTLALLFDVTPQAYFGTVPVGSNGQSLAIEIIISFLLMFVISGVATDDRAIGQVAGIAVGMTITLNVFVAGPISGASMNPARSIGPAIVKHVYTGLWVYIVGPIIGTLAGAFVYNLIRSTDKPLRELAKSASSLRS, translated from the exons atggcaaTCGAGAAGAAGAAATCTCCCAAATGGAAGAAGGCAATATTCATTCAGCCTCCAAGTCCGATTCCAACGTCGGATTTTGTTCATCAGTTTCTGTCGTTGTCATCTTACAAAAG GTTGTGTTTGACTTTGCAGTTGATAGCGGAGGCTATAGGAACGTACTTTGTAATATTTGCAGGGTGTGGATCAGTTGCTGTGAATAAGATCTATGGGAGCGTTACGTTTCCAGGGATATGTGTGACATGGGGACTAATCGTGATGGTGATGGTTTACACCGTGGGACACATATCtggagctcattttaatcctgcTGTCACTATTACTTTCAGCATCCTCGGCCACTTCCCATGGAAACAA GTACCTTTGTACATAATAGCTCAACTGATGGGTTCGATTTTGGCCAGTGGAACTCTGGCTCTATTGTTTGACGTAACTCCTCAAGCTTATTTTGGTACTGTTCCAGTTGGATCTAATGGCCAATCACTTGCTATCGAAATCATCATTTCTTTCCTTCTCATGTTTGTCATTTCTGGCGTTGCTACAGATGATAGAGCA ATTGGACAGGTTGCTGGAATAGCAGTGGGAATGACCATAACTTTGAATGTCTTTGTAGCAGG GCCAATTTCAGGAGCATCAATGAATCCAGCAAGAAGCATTGGTCCAGCAATAGTGAAGCATGTTTATACAGGTCTTTGGGTGTATATAGTTGGTCCAATTATCGGAACACTAGCCGGAGCATTTGTATATAACTTGATTCGGTCCACAGACAAACCACTTCGTGAGTTGGCCAAAAGTGCATCATCTCTTCGAAGTTGA
- the LOC104214937 gene encoding U-box domain-containing protein 4-like: MGSEGENSVQLNTTDATDGMFDGPIRRTTSSSAVQQTLFLIHSDDLTLKVQAAKEIRRLTKTSQRYRRHFSNAVKPLVDMLRSESFESNEAALLALLNLAVKDEGNKISIINAGALEPIIGFLQSENATLQDHATASLLTLSASPATKPIISASGVFPLLVEIIRHGSSQAKADAVMALSNLSTYQDNLLLVLRAQPIASTISLLKSCKKSSKTTERCTALIESLVCYEEGRNALISEDGGVLAVVEVLESGSPQSREHAVGALLTMCQSDRSKYREPILREGVIPGLLELTVQGTAKSRTKAQTLLRLLRDTPYPRSELEPDTLENIVSNLISQIDCEEQSGKAKEMLAEMVQVSMEQSLRHLQQRALVCTPADLSVPSCVSKITSK, from the exons ATGGGTTCGGAGGGCGAGAATTCTGTGCAACTGAATACTACCGATGCCACCGACGGTATGTTTGATGGTCCTATTCGGCGAACGACGTCGTCTTCGGCAGTTCAACAAACCCTTTTTCTCATTCATTCCGATGACCTCACTTTGAAAGTTCAGGCGGCTAAGGAGATCCGCCGTCTAACCAAGACTTCTCAACGTTACCGCCGTCATTTCTCTAACGCCGTTAAACCCCTCGTCGATATGCTCCGTTCTGAATCTTTTGAGTCTAACGAAGCTGCTCTTCTTGCCCTCCTTAATCTAGCTGTTAAAGATGAAGG AAACAAGATAAGTATCATAAATGCTGGTGCTCTGGAACCCATCATTGGCTTTCTTCAATCAGAGAATGCAACTCTCCAGGATCATGCTACTGCTTCGTTGCTCACATTATCTGCTTCTCCTGCCACGAAACCCATTATTAGTGCTTCTGGTGTTTTCCCTCTACTTGTGGAAATCATAAGGCACGGCAGTTCGCAAGCTAAGGCTGATGCTGTGATGGCTCTTTCCAATCTGTCAACTTATCAAGATAATCTACTCTTAGTTCTGCGGGCACAACCAATTGCTTCTACAATTTCTCTGCTTAAATCCTGTAAAAAGTCTTCAAAAACTACTGAAAGGTGCACCGCTCTGATAGAATCTTTGGTGTGTTATGAAGAGGGTAGGAATGCATTGATATCTGAAGATGGGGGAGTGCTTGCAGTGGTGGAAGTGCTTGAAAGTGGATCTCCTCAAAGCCGAGAACATGCTGTAGGAGCTCTCCTGACAATGTGTCAGAGTGATCGCTCTAAATACCGAGAACCAATTCTCAGAGAAGGTGTAATCCCTGGGCTCCTTGAGCTGACTGTTCAAGGAACAGCCAAGTCTCGGACAAAAGCACAAACACTTTTGAGGTTGCTGAGAGATACTCCTTACCCAAGGTCTGAGCTTGAGCCTGACACATTAGAGAACATTGTCTCCAATCTTATATCTCAGATAGATTGCGAAGAGCAATCAGGAAAAGCAAAGGAGATGCTCGCTGAGATGGTACAAGTTAGCATGGAACAGAGTTTGAGACATTTACAGCAAAGGGCGCTGGTATGCACTCCAGCTGATCTTTCTGTTCCTAGTTGTGTCTCCAAAATTACTTCAAAATGA